The segment cttctcaagatgtgaactgatggactggagtggtgtggattacttgtgaattattgtgatgtttttatgaactctcattctgacggcacccattcactgcagaggatccattggtgagacagtgatgcaatgcacatttctacaaatctgaggaattttttggtgaactattcctttaacagaGAGCAAAAATAAGCATAAACTAATGTCTAGCCGTGCGTTTGTTTCTCTCACTTTGACAGCCTCTAGGATGCGGATTGCACTGGCCAGATCATTCAACCGCCTGCAAGCGCGCAGAGCAGAGTCCAGGATCTTTGGTTCTGGAACGAGGTCGTATCCAATCAGAGTGTTCATACCTGaagaaaaagtacaaaaatatggTTGAGCAGcgttgataataatcagaactgtttgttaagcagcaaatcagtatattagaatgatttctgaaagatcatgtgacactgaagactggaggaatgatgctgaaaattcagctgcgcatcacagaaataaattacattgtaacagatattcacatagtgatattatttcactgtttttactgcattttattcTGTACGGTCACCTTTGCGCAGCTCCCAGGCATCCAGGTCTGGTTTGCTGAAGTATGTCACCCAGCGGGAGTCGAACTCCTCATCTGTCTCTACTTTGGCATGAGAGTAACATCTGACAGCCAGAGGAGCTACAAAACACGACAAACACATTCAGATTGTATTACTGTATCTACACTATAGTACAAGAGTGGGTCATTGTGGGTCATTAGAAGggcaaacacatacacacagacacaaacacacacacactcacaataaTCACACAAAACCCTTTTAACCAACTACTGATCTGTGAGCTGCGCTACACTGTGAGCGGGAGTCAATCTACTGAAATCAATGAAAGGTCATCCACATTCTCACACTCGCGCCGCTTTCTGTGAGCTGATGAAGCTTCCTGAATCTCGCACATGTTCATGTGTGTTTCTGTACCTGTGAATGCGGCTCTTGCTCGGGTTAAACTACCGATACCGCGCAGAACCGCTGCTGAAATCATCCTGCTGCTGCTGTATCACCGATGAATCGAAATCACAGGTCCAAACAGGACACGGCGCGGGCTGATGACGCGTTACGCACAGCGGGATGACGTAAGAGGAAGAGGACGGGCTGTTTgcgttttattgtatttttttttaattaaacaattaattactGATCTGCTACttaagctttttattattattattcttagcCAAATTTCTGAATGCTActcgtcctagagctttaactctacaaactcaaaactcagcccagatcttcagactgatcttaAGTTagttgctgtatcttttctaactgatcggacttacgattttcctaaaaatgacgattaaaactgggaaaaatcccatagactgaACACtattcaaattccaactgtcaaaactcccagaatcctttgagactcaatcaaacttcccttctatgtactgtatttctaatcaattcaaactcattcaaactcatctatctatcatctaaccattactatctatctatctatctatctatcaactAGCCAAGCTAGAGTCATGCTAGTAGcctactaatcatgctagtaacaggctagtaactggctaatcatgctaataacatgctaacaatatgctaatcatgttagaaacagactagcaacatgctaacaacttgctaatcatgctaaaaacatactGGCagcatgctagtcatgctagaaacatgctagcaacctgttaatcatgttagaaacatgctagcaacttgctaacaacttgctaatcatgctagcaacatgctaacaacttgctaatcatgttagaaacatgctaccaacatgttagtaacatgctaatcatgttagaaatatgctagcaacttgctaatcatgctagaaacatgctagccatgctagaaacatgctagcaacttgttaatcatgttagaaacatgctagcaaaatgctagtaacacgttaatcatgctagaaatatgctagcaacttgctaatcatgctagaaacatactagcaacatgttaacagcttgctaatcatgctagaaacatgctagcatcttgctaataatgttagaaacgtgctagcaacttgctaatcatgctagaaacgtactagcaacatgctagtcatgctagaaacttgttagcaacttgcttaacatgctagaaacataacaacatgctaacagcttgctaatcatgctagaaacatgctagcaacttgctaatcatgctagaaacatgctagcatcttgctaataatgttagaaacgtgctagcaacttgctaatcatgctagaaacgtactagcaacatgctagtcatgctagaaacttgttagcaacttgcttaacatgctagaaacatgataacaacttgcaaatcatgctagaaacatgctagcaacttgctaatcatgctaaaaacatgctagcaacttgctaatcatgctagaaacatgctagcaacatg is part of the Labeo rohita strain BAU-BD-2019 chromosome 18, IGBB_LRoh.1.0, whole genome shotgun sequence genome and harbors:
- the LOC127180487 gene encoding cytochrome c oxidase subunit 5A, mitochondrial, which codes for MISAAVLRGIGSLTRARAAFTAPLAVRCYSHAKVETDEEFDSRWVTYFSKPDLDAWELRKGMNTLIGYDLVPEPKILDSALRACRRLNDLASAIRILEAVKDKSGPHKEIYPYVIQELKPTLQELGISTPEELGIDKI